The stretch of DNA CTGACGGGAATGGGCTGCGACGGCGCCGCGGGGCTGTTCGCCATTCGCCATGCGGGCGGGCGCGGTATCGTGCAGGACAGCGCATCAAGCGTGATTGCCGGAATGCCCATGGCCGCCCTGCAGCACGCCGGGGCGGACCATATTCTGCCCCTCAATCGCATTGCCGACACCATTGCCAGTCTCCTCGAAGCGCCAGCAGGCGCGGAGTTGTGCCCATGACCGCACCCCGATTTCGATCCACGGCGGCATTCACGCTGCGACAGCGGCAGGCCGTCCCCGCTATCGATCGCGCCACATTTGTCATCTTTTCGCTGGGCGGCCAGCGATTCGCGGCACCCGCTGAGGCGGTTGAACGCGTGCTGCGCGAGGTGCCGTCTGGCGCTGGCGGCCAGATTGTGGTGGAATTCGGCGGACGTCAGGTGCCCGCCCTGAACCTGCGGCAGACATTGTGCGAGGCGGCCGGCGTGCGGACAACGGGTGCCGCCGGTCCACCGCACGGTGAACCCATTGCGCTCGGGCAACGCACGCTCGTGTTTTCTGTGCGGGACGTGCTGGTCGCGGCGGCGGTTGACGCCGTGTATGAAGTGGCGACGATCGATGCCGCACTGGTGAAGCCGGTGAATCCGGAAACGGCCTTGCAGGTGGTATCGTCCAGTCACGTCATCCGCGGGCAGTTCGTACGCCACGACCACAACGTGCTGGTGCTGGACATGCTGCGGGTGGTGCGCGCCGTG from Gemmatimonadaceae bacterium encodes:
- a CDS encoding chemotaxis protein CheW, with amino-acid sequence MTAPRFRSTAAFTLRQRQAVPAIDRATFVIFSLGGQRFAAPAEAVERVLREVPSGAGGQIVVEFGGRQVPALNLRQTLCEAAGVRTTGAAGPPHGEPIALGQRTLVFSVRDVLVAAAVDAVYEVATIDAALVKPVNPETALQVVSSSHVIRGQFVRHDHNVLVLDMLRVVRAVYDATHHAALAQAS